The proteins below are encoded in one region of Candidatus Methylomirabilota bacterium:
- a CDS encoding histidine phosphatase family protein — MSKLRLFVIRHGETAWSRERRFAGARDVPLAPEGLRQCEAVATALAPQVVTAVYASPLERARASAEVIAKPHRLSVEVEPAFAEMAFGEWEGLTRDEVAARFPAAYEQWRHAPHLLRIAGGETVADVAGRARAGLEELRATHAGETVVLVSHAIVTRLLVLDALGLGPERLWTVDAAPAGITEIEYEPGWATVHRMNTLAHLEAPS; from the coding sequence GTGAGCAAGCTCAGGCTGTTCGTCATACGGCACGGGGAAACCGCGTGGTCGCGCGAGCGGCGGTTCGCGGGCGCGCGGGACGTCCCGCTGGCCCCCGAGGGCCTGCGCCAGTGCGAGGCCGTCGCGACGGCACTCGCGCCGCAGGTCGTCACCGCGGTCTACGCGAGCCCGCTCGAGCGCGCCCGCGCGTCGGCCGAGGTCATCGCGAAGCCCCACCGCCTCTCCGTGGAGGTCGAACCCGCCTTCGCCGAGATGGCGTTCGGCGAGTGGGAGGGCCTCACGCGCGACGAGGTCGCCGCCCGCTTCCCGGCGGCGTACGAGCAGTGGCGCCACGCCCCGCACCTCCTCAGGATCGCCGGCGGCGAGACGGTCGCCGACGTCGCTGGGCGCGCGCGCGCCGGGCTCGAGGAGCTCCGCGCCACGCACGCGGGCGAGACGGTCGTGCTCGTGAGCCACGCGATCGTCACGCGGCTGCTCGTGCTCGACGCGCTCGGGCTCGGCCCGGAGCGGCTCTGGACCGTGGATGCCGCGCCCGCCGGCATCACCGAGATCGAGTACGAGCCCGGCTGGGCGACCGTCCACCGGATGAACACGCTCGCGCACCTCGAGGCGCCGTCGTGA